Part of the Nicotiana tabacum cultivar K326 chromosome 20, ASM71507v2, whole genome shotgun sequence genome, AATCGATGAAGATTTTAGAGTATCAGGTTCGAGTTTCTATTTTAAGGAGCAAGGTCAAAATTGTAATTTGAGACTTCGAAGGCAGCGGAATAGTTTTGAGCGGTTCCCGTGGACGGAATTTTCTGCCGGAAAAAATGTCGTGAAGCTGTGGGATAGTTTAGCGTTAGGTTTAGATTATGAGTATGATGATTTATCTAAAAGTGTAGTGTCGCTATGGGATTTGAATGCGGAGCAGAAAATTAGCGATATTTTTAGCGGTTCTTCTCAGGTTCCAGCGGTGGCGACGGCGTCACCATCGGTGGTTTTGTCATCGGAGGTGAAAAATGATCGTAACGCCGTTGTTTTAGCTGCGTACGATACGAGGATGAAGAGTCTTTCACCGGCGATATGTGCTGAGTGGAGGAAAGGTTCAGGGAAGGTTGTCGGAGTCAATGCCGCCGATGCCGGGAAAGTTTACCTGAGAAATGAAACTGCCGGAATTTTGACGGTTGGTGACATGAGGAACGTTAAGTCACCGTTAGAGATAACGGAGGGTGACGACACGTGGTGGGACGCGGACGCCGTTACAATCGAGGAGCAGTTTGACGGTTCAAATAAAACTAGTCAAATTGAACGAGTTTCACTGACTCGGTGAATGAATGATCTAAAAAGGGTAAAATCGTAAATGACAAAGGCGAAATGTGAAGGAACGAACACTCGTCCGTGTTTGTCtgtaaatataattattttcaataattattgGAAATGATAATTTAATATTTGGTCAAGCTTACTTTTCTTCTACATTTAGTTTGTTGTCTCTATATGAATATTTTAATCTGaatttctttattatttattgttattttaagTGTTAAATTTGTCGCTTTTTGGCTTGCTTAGCTGGTGATTCTACCACCATTAATTAGTTAGGATGCAGGAGTTCTTTTATatcattttaaatattttcagaagtATTATACTCTTAAACAGCTCAGCTTGTTTAAACAATTGATTATGCTAATTGCCCTTTTATGACATGGGCGGAGTAACAAATAGTAGCAAAACAATTGCTATGATTATTGGAATTGATTGGGATTTCTTCGATCCTGAAATAAATCACCAAATTTACCCTTTTATTAAAAATCTCGGGTTAAAGTTTCGTAAAAGAAAAACTTAATAAAAGAGAATTTTATCATTTACTGAGCTTGCCCGGTAAGAATTTAGATTATTCGGATAAACAAACTTCTAATACATAGACTATTAAATAAATGGAATTGCTTGCATGAATTGGGTGAGTGGGTTCTCACATGAGAAATCGATCGATTTCTTTTACCAGCAACCTCCTCAATCAGAGCTCGTCATATCGGGTTTGTTTAGTACAATTTATATTGCATGTGTGGTTTGCATGTTATTATTGCACCAAGCAGATTACTCAATGCGCAACAGAGGATAGCGGCTGCGGATTTCCTTAgtaattaataaaagaaaaaaatataaacttcCTAATAATTACAAAAGTCTTATTGAGTGGGTACACGATTTTCATACAAGAACCAAACACTTTTAGCTGTCATCCATAACTCAACAACATGAACCAGAAACACTTCAAATGTCTCAACTCACAATAAGGAGTACATAGGATTGacaacaaaaatatgagaatttaGTGGGCCTTCGACTTTTGGTTGAAAAAGGGAAAAATGCACTTTGATTAGTGTCCATGTTGGATTATTGTTGATTGTTAGtccatttttcttaattaatttataaaccGACCTTCTATTTTTTATCACCgtcaatcaaataaaaatattctCTCCGCTCTTTAAGTAATAACAACATTTTCATTATAATCCCGCAAGCAAAATTTTGAAAGATAGTGTGTACTCAAACCCTAttcctaccttgtgaaggtagataGACTGTTTCCTATAGCTCTTCGGGTCAAGAAAAACATTCTTATCAGAAGTACTAATGTAAAGTTTTTGGGATAGAAAATTATCGGAAAAAAAATAGCCATATTTACGActgttaattgaaaaatagccataatttcaaaaataatcgaaatttagtcaatTTTTCATCTAAAAAAAACACCcttaaaaatctgaaaatattctagcataatatgctaaatttcgaattttttacaCATGATCTTCCGGTATAATGTgttggaatttcataatgtgctgaaaatCCAACATATATGTGggaagtttatatgcaggagTTCTATAATCCAACATATTTTGCTGGAAGTTTATGTGCAGAAGCTCCATAATCCCGCAATTATACCAGAACTTTAATGAGCTATGTAATCGTCATGACCCAGGTTAACTTAACCATAGTTAGGGCTTCTTGTAACTGTAGTTAGTTATTAGTAGTTAACTGTAATTAGTTGTTAATGGTTAGTTAACTGTAGTTAGCTGTAAGGTTAGGTACTACTGTAGCTTGCATGGTACTATTCATTTTTTAGAGCTATCAGAAAATggcttctttctctcttctccatTCCTTCTCTACTGTAAGAGAAATTATCATACTCAGATCCACAAAattgacatggtatcagagcttgtAGACGATTGAATCTAAAGGTTTTCACTGAGAATTGTTGAAAACAAGAGATTCGTCGTTTATTTCACAAATTTTTAGCCGGAAACGTCAATTGCTCGCCGGAATTCTAAACAATTATGGACGGAGACGAAGCTACCAGTCGTACAGAGGAAGTAACAAATCAATCGACAGTGGTGATAGATCATAATCATCCACTGTATTTACATCCATCAGACACACCAACAACATTGTCACTTGATTTTCAGCTACAAGGAATGGAAAATTACACGATCTGGAGCCAAACTATGGAAGTTTCATTACTAACACGGAACAAACTAGGGTTTATCGATGGTTCAGTAACGCGAGACACTTATGGAGACACTCATGTAAATCTATGGGATCGCTGCAATGCTATTGTGAAATCGTAGATAATGCACAATGTGAGTCGCGATTTACTGAGTGGAGTATTATTTCGGTCAAGTGCATATGCAATTTGGTCGGATCTTAAGGAACGATTTGATAAGGTTAATGCATCACGAATGTATTACTTGCACATGGATATTTTTCCATTAAAACAAGGTACATCCTCTGTTTTAGTTTACTACtcgaaattgaaggatttatgGGATGAATATGACTCGATTATGCTCCCCATGTTTGATGTGATAAGTCGAAGAAGTTCATTGAACGACAAGAGTATCAACGTTTGTGGCAATTTTTAATGGGATTAAACGATGGCTATAGTCAATCTCGTAGCCAAATCATAATGAAATCCAAAATTTTCACTGTTAATCAAGCTTATACTATGATCCTTTAGGATGAAAGTCAAAAACTAGTAGCAGGTGGTGGTTATAGTGCTGTGCCCATTGATCCTACCGCCCTATTCAGCTCTAAACTTGGTCAAAAACAAAGGAGGAACTtcaatgttgaatgtgacttctGTCATTTAAAAGGTCACACTAAGGAGGAATGTATAAGCTAATGAAATGTGATTACTGCAATAAGAAGGGACATTTAAGGGCCAATTGTTATAAACTGATAGGGTATCATGCAGATTTTAAGCCTCAGAAACGAGCAAATATGGTTGGAAGTTCAAACAATCAACCAATCTCATCTTCATCAGTCATGATAACACAAGAGCAACATTTGGGACCTATGCAGGGTTTCACTTCTGAACAACATAATCATCAGGGGCAACAAAGCTTAGggtgtgacgacccgaagggtcatcaccgtagttcttccttgttccgctctttcgaggccttgaaaacatCGCTTttagtcacctcgatttgcatgcgcagttcgggcgcgtagccggaaagtttttatgttataATATGTGGATTTTGTGAaaagtttgatgaattttggtattagtatgcataatgttgacttcggtcaacattttggataaacggacccggtcctgtgattcgacggttccggagggtccgtaggaaaatatgggacttgggcgtgtgcccggaagaaagacatcgttgcgcacgtggctcgatgtttgaattgtcagcaggttaagtacgagcatcaaagacctggtggtctatctcagaggattgcacttcccgagtggaagtgggagaggattacgatggatttcgttactggacttccgatgactcagaaaaagtttgatacagtttgggtcattgttgataggctgaccaagtcagcgcattttgttcctattgcagccacctattcatccgaaaggttagccgagatttatatcagggagattgttcgccttcatggggtgccgctatctatcatttcggatcggggtacgcagtatacctcgcatttttggagagcggttcagcgagagttgggcacccaggttggttgagtacaacattccatcccCAGACGGACGATCAGTCCGAAAGGACTATTCAggttcttgaggacatgctccgagcctgtgtcattgattttggaggctcgtgggaccagtttttgcctttagcagagtttgcctacaacaacagctaccagtccagcattcagatggctccgtacgaggctttgtatggtaggcaatgtcggtctccagttggatggtttgagccgggagaggctcgattattgggtacggatctggttcaggaagccttggacaaggtcaggatcattcaggatagacttcgtatagttcagtccagacagaagagttatgcagaccgcaaggtcagagatgttgctttcatggttggtgagcgggcattgctccgtgtatcgcctatgaagggcatgatgagatttgggaagaagggcaagctgagccctaggttcatcggtccatttgagattcttgatcgtgtgggagaggtggcttatagacttgccttgccacctagcttgtcagctgtgcatcccgtgtttcatgtatctatgctctggaagtatcgcggagatccatcgcacgtgttagatttcagcactgtccaattggacaaggatatgtcatatgaggaggagccggtggctattctagaccggcaggttcgacagttgaggtcgaagagttttccttcggtgcgtgttcagtggagaggtcagcctcctgaggcattgacctcggagtccgagtccgatatgcggagccgttatcctcatttatttcccgactcaagtacttctttcttttgtccgttcgaggacgaacggttgttttagaggtagagaatgtgacgacccgaagggtcatcaccgtagttcttccttgttccgcgctttcgaggccttgaaaacctcgcttttagtcgcctcgatttgcatgcgcagttcgggcgcgtagccggaaagtttttatgttaaatatgtGGATTTTGTGAaaagtttgatgaattttggtattaatatgcataatgttgacttcggtcaacatttttggtaaacggactcgtacctgtgatttgacagtcccggagggtccgtaggaaaatatgggacttgggcgtgtgcccggaatcaaattctgaggtcccaagcccgagaaatgaatttttcaaagaaattatttttctgaaatttgatatggaaatttgaaatgaaaaggagttagaaaatataggtatcgggctcgcattttggttccgacgcccggtacaagtcttaaatatgtgttaagcattatctgtaaagtttggcagaaaacggacgtcatatgacgtgtttcgaacttaaaatggagaatttgagttatgaaagttgaagaaagaaaaatcatgtgcttgaggcttgatcctatgtatatgatgttattttggcgatttgatcgcacgagtaagtccgtaagatgtttttaaggttgtgtgcatgtttggtttggagccccaagggctcgggtgagttttgaatggggcccgggatgTCTTAGACTTAGAAAAAATATACAGGTTAAGATGTTacaggcccagcgcggccgcgaccatttccgcgcggtccgcgctggcagccacgcggccgcggtgcttttctgtgcgatccgcatggtggggttcagaggatcgaccagcgcggccgcgcaccaaatcagtgcggtccgcgctgggtgggttcagagggagcccacttctcccctccctcggcgcggccgaggtgcatttttgtgcggtccgcgtggctgagtctgagggttagggtttcaggttaaccagcgcggTCGCGCACCAAAATAGTGctgtccgcgctggaagggttcagagaagcctcacttttctcccactcggcgaggccgcaacacatttttgtgtggtccgcgccaggtcctcagaaaggtatacaagttcggaaaatctcagtcatttttcacttttcaaaaacccaaaacctaagaggcgattttccaaacaactttccttctccaaaatgattggtaagtgatttctaacttaatttctttattccttaacatcttttaacataatttcaacttcaaatcaaagattttcatggggaaaattgggtgttttgggtagagcctaggttttctacaaattgagaagttggaccttaatttggggtccgatttaaaataaatcatatatttggattcatgggggaatgggtaaccgggttttggtccgaacctcgagtttcgaccacgtgggtccgggggtatttttgacctttttgggaaaaaccttgaaaaatctatttttcatgcattggggatgattcatttagtaattattaatgtgattaagtaacttatgactatattcgagcggattggtggtggaatcaagaggtaaagctatactagaagcgtgagttgagtttggagcattcgaggtaagtgtttgttctaactttggcttgagggattaggatttggatattatttgctacgtgttaactgtggagtacggtgtataggcatggtgacggttatctatacaccgga contains:
- the LOC107822884 gene encoding uncharacterized protein LOC107822884 produces the protein MDFTEINMISDFEAGVKCLQNPSLISRFFSLSEVTQIYSFWKWGALILAVVATFSSLIRKIKLLFIYVFTLKPSAEPLLQYLGEDFDISESDDEDDKCSTPPSSDDEDLIDRQIDEDFRVSGSSFYFKEQGQNCNLRLRRQRNSFERFPWTEFSAGKNVVKLWDSLALGLDYEYDDLSKSVVSLWDLNAEQKISDIFSGSSQVPAVATASPSVVLSSEVKNDRNAVVLAAYDTRMKSLSPAICAEWRKGSGKVVGVNAADAGKVYLRNETAGILTVGDMRNVKSPLEITEGDDTWWDADAVTIEEQFDGSNKTSQIERVSLTR